Below is a window of Candidatus Delongbacteria bacterium DNA.
TGAACCCATGTTGTTTTGCCCATTCAGCTGCGGCTTCATATAGCTCCCTTTTACCACAATTTAAATAATCTTCCGCCAGTGGTTTATCTCCATATTTATTGAGTAAAAATATGAGCTCTGGAATCCTCGAGTTATCTCCTTTTTTAATGAATTTGTGACATGCTTTGACAACAGCATCTGGTGTTGGTTGAGGATTTTGAACAATGGCTGAAGCCCCAATAATATCAGACATAGAACCAGCTTTTCCAGCAAAAACATCATCCCAACTAATTTTACCAAGTTTTACCTTTGCTGCAAGTGCCATAGCTGTATCATTCTTATCATTAGATAAATTTTCTAAAGCATCATGATCTAACTTTTTAAAAATTTCTTGTTTAACTGAAAGATCATTTTGAGATCTCAATAATTTCATTAACTCATTTTGATCTTTTAAATTACCTATTATTTGTAATCGTAGTTTGTTATCAAGATTTTGTAATTTTAATAATTCCAGTATCTGATCATCGTTTAATTGTTTAAGTGAGGCATCAACAATTGTATATCTTGTGTCATTTAAAATTAAATTGAAAAGAATGTCAGAATCAAAAACTTTGCTAATTGCCTTTATTCTGATTTTTGTATCATTAGTATCAGCCACGAGCGAATTTATCATTTCTTTATCTGTAAGCTTTTCCAAAGCAGCAAACTTTACTTCCAAAACTCTATTCTTATCAATAATTTCCATGAGATCGCTTTGAGATGAAATTTTTGATACTGCTGAACATCCCAAATCTAAATCTTCACTACTGAATGCAAAATTTCTAATCAGATCAACATCATTTAATTTCTCAAATGCAGATTTTCTCAGGTTAAAATCTTCATGATAAATTGCTAATCTTAACAGAGTATTTTGGTCATTTATTACCTCTAAAGCATACTGATTAAACTTACTTCGTTTACTATCAGTAATTATTTGAAATATACGATCTTGGTCTATCAATCTAGACAAAGCCTTTAAGCTAACTTTAGTATCTCTAGATTGATTAGCAATTCTATAAAATAAGTCTTGATCATTTATTTTTTCTAAAGCTGCTAATTTTACTTCTGTATTCTCATCCTCCATAGCAACTTTATACAGAACTTTCTGATCTTCTATCCCTTTGACAGCTTCAATTCTTGATTTGTAGTTAGAACTTTTTAAACTCGCACAATTAAAAAAAATTAGAACAAAAAAGAGTGTTAAAAGCGTAGTTTTTAGGTAAAAAGTAAAACTTCTTGAATTTTGATTATTCATTTTAGTACCTTATAATTTCTTTGCTGTTCTAACAAAAATAATAAAAAGTTAAACAAAGTACTAATATTTCTTTCTAAAGAGTCCATACAAAGTATCTTGATCGATATGTTCAACATAATAGTGTACAGGTTCAAACCCAAATTCTGTCAGTTCTGTAATTATAGAATCCTCTTTCCCAAAATATCTTCCTGCAATACCGTTCTTAATCATGCATCTTGATTTTTTATCGTAGTATGGAAGAATGTCTTCAGCAGGTTCATTGCACATGGTTTGAATGATAAAAAATCCATTCTGCTTTAGTAATTTTTTGATATTACTTATGAATTTATCACGATCATCTCCTATGATACAGTGATAACAATATGAATCAATAATCAGATCATATTTTTCATCGCCAAACAATTCATCATCTAAAATATTTGCAATATAAAAAGAAGAATTATAATTATTTTCATACTTAATCTTTTTTGCCCATTTAATTGCTTCTGGAGAAATGTCGATTCCAACGACATTGAATCCTTTTTTTTCAAGATAGAATGACAATACGCCATTTCCGCACCCAACTTCAAGAATCTTTTTTGCAGAGCTCGAGTATTTTAACAATTTATCGATATGACTAACATTGTTTTCAAATGTATCTTTACCTCCCCAAGAGAAATCCCCGTTCTCATATTTTTTTTTATATATTGAATCATGTAGCAAATAGTTAGTTTTCATAATATTCCTCACTCACATTTAAAAGGCTTAAAATATAAACAGGTATAGCTAATTTCAACAATTAGGTATCAATTAGAAATATGCAGTAGCGATTAAAGAAATTGAATCTTCATAAGAGCCATACTCAGTATTATAATTTCCATAATTTTTTATATAATTCAATTTAAACTCTATATTCTCACTATATATGTAATTAATTTCAGGAAGTAAAGCGAAAGAGCTATCGTTCAAATTTACTAAAGAATAAAGAGATAATTTAACGTCACTATTTAGACTATACGAACACCCATTAAAAAGATATTGTTCTGCGAATCCTGACAATTCTCCTGAAGCAGTTTTTAACAGACTGTAATATGAGTACTCATTTTTAGAACCCGCACCCAGCGAATTAAACAGGTATTCACTCATTAGGTATAAACCATTATCTAAAGTATAATCTATTCCAAAATCAATTTTGTATTCTAATGAGTCTACATCAAAATTATTGTTTTTATAAATATAGTTTGTTGCCGATTCACTCCAAAAACCAGGTCCTTCATCCCAAATCTGCCCCGCAACATCAATTCCAAACATAACTCTATCTTCTGCACCAAGTTCTTTTCTCAATGAGTTTTTTACCGTAGAAAACGAATAATCAATTGAATTAAAACCACTCTTAACCCTTAAACCATAGGAGCTGGATCTTAAATCATTACCAGGAGAAAATACGATATCAGCACCAGAGATATCTCCTAATGGAACTTCTGTTTTTATCGCCATAACACCTAGTTTTGGAGCCATTGGATCAAGAGGATTTTTCATATTCCAAATATCTGTTGGATTGAAAGCATAACCTGTTCCCCAGGCAATCTGTTGCCTCCCTATTCTGAAATCTACATACTTTGTGTTCAAATTTATGAGCAATCGATCTAAAACAATCTGATCATCTGGATAAGTTTTACTGTTCAGTAAATTGTTCAATTTTCCATCCTCGTACATTTTCGTGAGAATCGTAATTAGCTCATCTAGCTGATCATTTCCTGTTGAAAATCCACTCTCCAGATAAAAAAGCTCCCCAATGATTGATTTTTTTTTAATTACGTTAAGCTCATTTAAACCTTTACTGTTTTTCAAAATTGCAATAGCCTCAAAACTTCCATAATTGTCAATATTTCCATCAATTTGAAGTTCAATTTTTGAATAATAACCTAGAGGAGTTTCTTTTTGCAAAACAGAATTTAATCCAGCTTCAACCTTTCCTGAAAAATCAGGATAAGCATATAGCAGAATTGGATATATCATAAAAATTAAATATTTCAAAACATCTCCTTTAATTTTTCAAAGATCTCTCGGAAAATATATTTTCATCCAATGGAATATCTATTTCAATACTATCAGTAGTGATTACGGTTTTTGTCCCTCGTATGTGATTTTCCATAGTTGCCGAAAAGGCAACATTATAATTTATAATCTGTCTAAAATCTGTTAGTGTTAAAGTTTTCCAATGCTCATTATTTTCATCAAAGAAAACACCTCCTTGTGTTGAGAGATCATCCTTAGAAAAGTAAAATGTAATTTTACTGTAAATTCTGCTTTTGTCTTTAGGTAAAAACTCAACTGAATAACAATTAACATTATTAAAAATTGTATCATTTTTTAGTGAATAAATGTAATCAGTTCTTCTGTCATCCAATGACATATCTTCATAAGAAAAATCGGAATCCGTTGCACTTTGTTTTCTTTGATGGGATGCAATTTTTCTTACTCTTTTAGTTCTTTGAGAGTATAACCATATATCATCACCTTTGTTAAGCGATAAAATTCTCATTCCTTTTATTCTTGCAGGTTCAAGATATTCTGTAAGAGCTTTTTCATTACCATTAAAAGAAAAGGAGATCATTTTTGATTCTCTTGTTTCACCATCTTCTTTGTAAACAATTTCTCTTCCAATAGATTTTGTAGTTTTCGTTTTTTCCATGAAATCGACCTTATCCAAAAGTTCATCCACTGTCATAGAAAAAAGTAGATTTACAAAAATAAATATAATTACTATCTGTTTCATACTATCCTCTTTTTTTTAAGATGTTAAGAATTGCAGGTAAAACAAAAATTGAAGTAAAAAAACACATTAAAACACCAATGGTTAAAACATATCCCATACTTGCCATACCTCTGTGTGCGGTAATTGCAAGGGATCCAAAACCGATCATTGTTGTAATACTTGTCAATAGAACCGCTTTTCCAGTAGACTTTATAACTTTTGAAATTGAAGTTTTACCTTCACTGAAATATCTATGTAATACATGGACACCATCATCAATACCGATTCCCAAAATGATCGGCAGTACCATTACATTGTTGTAATTTATTTTAATATCGAGATATGACATGGAGCCAACCATCCATAGAGCTCCAAAAGCAAGTGGTATCAAAGCAAGAGCAGTGTATTTAAAACTTCTAAAATCAATAAGAATTAAAATTAGTATTGATAAAAATCCAGCCAAAGTTGCAAGATTACCCTTTTCTTTTACAAGATCGATAAATTTTAAAGTTATAATTGGCATTCCTGTAATCTCAGGGTTTATCTCAGATGTTTTTTCAGCAAATTTTTTAAGATTTCTCTCCTCCCAGATATTTGAATTTGGATAAACTGTAATTAAATAATTACCTGATTTTTTATTTTGATATCTCGTAATAATATTTTCAGGAAGTGAATCAGCAGTAATAAGCTCAATATTACTCATTGTTATTAGTTTCTTTTTCAAAATTTCTCTATATCCATCTTCAAAAGCCTTTATTGTTTTATCATCAATTACACCTTTACTAATTAAATCGTTGATAGCCAGTATCTTACTCTCTCTATCAGATTTACCAGTAATATGATCACATTTTTTTAAAAGCTTATTGTTTTCTCCCTTTGATAAAACAGATAGCTCTCCAATCTCAACAATATTGAAATGTAACCTCTCCAATTCTGATATGATAAAATCAATTTCATAGTTTGAAATGTTATCACTTTCCAATTCAGACTTATACTTTTCTAGAATAGGAAT
It encodes the following:
- a CDS encoding methyltransferase domain-containing protein, yielding MKTNYLLHDSIYKKKYENGDFSWGGKDTFENNVSHIDKLLKYSSSAKKILEVGCGNGVLSFYLEKKGFNVVGIDISPEAIKWAKKIKYENNYNSSFYIANILDDELFGDEKYDLIIDSYCYHCIIGDDRDKFISNIKKLLKQNGFFIIQTMCNEPAEDILPYYDKKSRCMIKNGIAGRYFGKEDSIITELTEFGFEPVHYYVEHIDQDTLYGLFRKKY
- a CDS encoding outer membrane lipoprotein-sorting protein yields the protein MKQIVIIFIFVNLLFSMTVDELLDKVDFMEKTKTTKSIGREIVYKEDGETRESKMISFSFNGNEKALTEYLEPARIKGMRILSLNKGDDIWLYSQRTKRVRKIASHQRKQSATDSDFSYEDMSLDDRRTDYIYSLKNDTIFNNVNCYSVEFLPKDKSRIYSKITFYFSKDDLSTQGGVFFDENNEHWKTLTLTDFRQIINYNVAFSATMENHIRGTKTVITTDSIEIDIPLDENIFSERSLKN